Genomic DNA from Geoalkalibacter sp.:
AAAATTCAATCCTTATAAAAAATCCCGCGCGGCGAACAACTCAGGGAAACGCACGGCCAGCTGCTCCTCGACATAGTGCGTGATCTCCTTGGCGGTGGGCAGCAAAAGCAAATCACGAAGCAACTCTTCGCCATCCGTGCGGCGCACCTGGCGAATCACCCGCTTGACACGGGGAATGCAGGAGGCGTTCATGGACAGTTCGTTGAACCCAAGCCCCAGCAGAATCAGCGTATACAGGGGCTCAGAGGCCATCTCGCCGCACATGCCGACCTCGATGCCGGCCGTGCGCCCAGCATCGCTGATCATCTTGAGCGCCCGCAGGATCGAGGGGTGCAGGGGTTCATAGAGATAGGCGACGTGCTCGTTGCCGCGATCGACCGCCAGGCAATACTGAATGAGGTCATTGGTGCCGACGGAGAAAAAATCCACCTCGCGCGCGAGCAGATCGGCGATGAGAGCGGCCGCCGGCGTCTCGATCATGATGCCGATGGGCATGTCCCGATCATAGGCCTGGCCGCGCTCGTCGAGTTCCTCGCGCGCTTCGCGCAGCAATTCCTTGCAGGCCCGGATTTCCCCCACGCCGCTGATCATGGGAAACATGAGGCGCACCTGTCCGTAGGCCGAGGCCCGCAAAATGGCGCGCAATTGCTCCTTGAACAGGCGGCGCTCCTTGAGGGAAAAGCGCACGGCGCGCAATCCCAGGGCGGGGTTTTCCTCCTCGGCCAGATTGATCTCCGGCACGAACTTGTCGCCGCCCACATCCAGGGTGCGAATGGTCACGGGCTCGGGGATCATTTTCTGCGCGATGTCGCGATAGACCTCGAACTGTTCCTCTTCCGAAGGCGGCCGCGTTTGATTGAGAAACAAGAACTCGGTGCGGAACAACCCGACGCCGGCGCCGCCTTGGGCAATCACCGCGGGGATTTCCTGCGCCAACTCCACGTTGCCCCGCAAGGTCAGGCGAAAACCGTCGAGAGTCTGCGCCGGCAGATCCCGGTAGGCGCGCAGTTCCTTTTCCAGATACTCATAGGCCTGTTTCTTGTGCAGATATTCGCGGAAGGTTTCGGCCGAAGGGTTGAGAATCACCGTTCCCGCGCCGCCGTCGATGATGATCGGCATTCGCGAACGCGCCAGGGCGCTGATGTTTTCCAGGCCGACCACGGCGGGAATTTCCAGGGAGCGGGCCAGGATCGCGGTGTGGGAGGTGCGCCCTCCGACGTCGGTGACAAAGCCGATGACCTTGTTGCGATCCATCTGCATGGTGTCGGCCGGAGAAACCTGATGGGCCACCACCACCGCCTTGCGCTCGATTTCGCCGAGGCTGCGCTGACATTCCCCGAGAAGGTTGCGCATCAGACGCTCGCCGATGGAATCGATGTCGCTGCGCCGCTCGCGAAGGTATTCATCCTCGATGGCGTTGAAGAATGTGCGAAATTTGTCAAGGGTGCGCCGCAGGGCGCTTTCGGCGTTGAGTCGCTCTTGTTCGATGAGCCCCTGGGTTTCGCGCACCAGCATGTCATCCTCAAGGATGAGCAAGTGGGTGTCGATGATATAGAGATGCTCGCGCAACTCCGGCGAGCTGACCCGCTCCTTGACCTCGCGCAGCTGACGGCGGGATTCGTCGAGGGCGAGGTGAAACCGCCGCACTTCATCCTCGACCAACTCCGGCGGGATATACCAGTCCGCCAGGGTCTGGCGCGCGCGGTTGTAGAGAAAGACCTCGCCGATGGCGATGCCGGGAGATACTCCCAGACCCACCAGAAAGGTGTCGGGCGCGAGGCTATTTTTCTCCGAATCCGTCATCGATGAGCCTTCCGATGGTCTCCAGGGCGTCGCCTGCGTCCTCCCCGTCAACGGACACCTTGATCGACGATCCCTGCGCCGCCGCCAGCATCAGAATTCCCATGATGCTCTTGCCGTTGACTTCCATGCCGTCCTTGCTCACCGTGACGTCGGCGCGAAAACGGTTGGCCGTTTGAACGAGCTGCGCGGCGGCGCGGGCATGCAGTCCCAGTCTGTTGCGGATGGTGAAATCCTTACTGATCATGAATCTCCCTTTGTCGTCATACGATGAGCCCCGCCAGCAGCAACGCGCCCAGGGTCGCCAGAACCAGAAGCAGGTTGGAAACCCCTTTGCGGGCCAACCAGCCGAGCATGACCACCAGCGGAAAGAACAGCAACCCCCAACCGGCCCAGATTTCCTGCTGTTTGAGGCACGCCAGGGTGAGATAGGCACAGAGCCCTCCGAGCAGCACCACCGTCGCTTCCTTGGCGCGCAGGGCCCAATCGGGAAGCCGCCGTGCCTGTACCGTTTCGACTAGGCGCAACCCGCTGAAATAACCACGAACCAGACCGGCACAGCGAAACCAGAGGTGCGGCAGATTGAACAGTACCAGAAAAACCACCGGAGCCCACAAGGAGCCCTTGAAGGCAAAAAACAGGGCGATGACCGCCGCCAAAGGACGCAACCCACCCCAGAACAGGGCGTCACCGATGGCGGCAAAGGGGGCCATGACCATATCGCGAAATTCCACCGCCCCGATGGCGCAACGCTCGCCGCGCGCCTGATCCTCCTCCAAGGCCAGGACGGCGCCGAGAAGCGGCGGAGCCAAATAGGGATGGGTATTGAAATAGACCATATGGCGGCGAAAGGCGTCTTCCAGTTCTTTTTCCTGGTAGAGCAAGCGCAAGGCGGGCGCCAGGATGTAGAGGGCGCCCAGGCTCTGCATGCGTTCAAAGCTCCAACTGGCCTGCAGCAGAAAGGAGCGTCCGAGGATGCGCAACAACACCCGCGGGGGGAGGCGCCGGTTCGTCACGCTCGCTTTCATAACAACCACAGCAACAGCAGCACCGTCGTGAAGGATGCGGCGAACAAGGTCAGTGAACGACTGACGTTGATGGTCCCAAGGATGGTCGCCGTGCCCACGAGGGGAAACGCCAGCAGCAACCAGCCATCGACCCCGTCCAGGGCCGGCAGAAGACGCTCTCCGGCAAATCTCACCAGCAGCCAGCCGGGCAGGACGATGAGCAGATAGGTTCCCAGCGCCGCTGCGGCAAAATGCACCAGCCCCTGGAGATGCCGCCGCTCCAGTTGCGCCGTGCGCCCTGATTTCAGGTCGGACTCGGCCTGCCGCGCAAGGCGTGCGTTGCGACTTCGCGCCAGCCGATCGAAAACCTGTCCGACCTTGCCCAGGGGCATGGCCACCAGAACGCTGAACAAAATCAGGGTGATCCCTTCCAGGGAATAGTATTGACCGGCCGCCACGGCGAGAACCGTCGCGGCGACCGCGACCTGCGTGTCGTCAGGCGGAATCGCGGCGCCCACCGGCAGCCGACCGAGCCAAAGCAATTCAACCAGCGCACCGACCTGCAAACCCACCAGGGGATCTCCGATCAACCAGCCGGTCAGCGGACCGGCGACCACGGGGCGCGCCAGCATGAACTGACCGAAGGCCGTGCGATCGAGCCCCAACAGCAATCCCGCCAGGGCGCCGATAAGAAAAATGCTCAGGGTCATATCAACCGGGCATGTTGCGAACGAGCTTTTTCCAATGTTGTCCCCGATCCGCCGGGATGCAGCGCGAGACGATCTCGACCCCCTCTTGCTCGAGAAAAATGAGGTTTTTCACATCTTCCTCGTCCAGATGAATGGTGCAGGAAAGCTGATATTTGCCCTGCCCCTCGTGCATGTTGCCGAGGTTCAACTCCTTGAACACAACGCCCCGACGATGAGCGCGCAACGCGTCGGCCGATGAGGCGAAAAGCAACAGCACGCGCTCCTTGGCCAAGGCCGGGTCACGCAAACGAAGGCTGATGTCTTCCACGTCGCCGATGATCACCTTGATGCTGCGCGGCACCGAAGCTTCCATCATGGCGCGCCGCAGGGACGGCCGGGCCAGTTCGTCATTGGCCACCACGATGCAGTTGGCATGAGTAAAAGGTATCCATGCCTCGAGCACCTGCCCATGAATGAGTCGGTTATCTATCCGCGCGAGAACGATGCCCATCGCCGTGCCGTCCTGGATTCATCAAAAAACATGGAATGAACGTCTAGCCGCGATTTGAGGTTCAGCGCTCAAGAAACTCACTGGCCAGCGCCATGCTCTGCTGTCCATAGGCCTTGATCATGCCGGCGAGTTCCGTCACGCTGAGATCATCGCGACTGTTGAAAAATTTCAAGACCATGGGCAGATTCACCCCGGTCAGCACTTCGATGCGCGGCGGGTCGAGAAAAGAGATGCTGAGGTTGGCCGGGGTGCCGCCGAACAAATCGGTCATGATCAGCACGCCGTCCTCGCCGTCCCTGACCGCCGCGATGGCCTCGGCGATGGCGCCGCGCACCTTTTCGACGCTGTCCTCGCGCTCGATGCCCACCGCCCGAGCCTGCTCGATGGGGCCGACGATCATTTCCGCGGCCAGCAACAATTCGCGCGCCAGCCCCGCGTGGCTGGCGATCACCAGTCCGATCATGATTTACCCCTTGTCGATATCCCGATGACTGATTTCAACGACGAATCCCTGTCCGGCCAGAAACGGCCGCAGCTCTTCCACCAGGGACACGCTGCGATGGCGC
This window encodes:
- the ptsP gene encoding phosphoenolpyruvate--protein phosphotransferase, translated to MTDSEKNSLAPDTFLVGLGVSPGIAIGEVFLYNRARQTLADWYIPPELVEDEVRRFHLALDESRRQLREVKERVSSPELREHLYIIDTHLLILEDDMLVRETQGLIEQERLNAESALRRTLDKFRTFFNAIEDEYLRERRSDIDSIGERLMRNLLGECQRSLGEIERKAVVVAHQVSPADTMQMDRNKVIGFVTDVGGRTSHTAILARSLEIPAVVGLENISALARSRMPIIIDGGAGTVILNPSAETFREYLHKKQAYEYLEKELRAYRDLPAQTLDGFRLTLRGNVELAQEIPAVIAQGGAGVGLFRTEFLFLNQTRPPSEEEQFEVYRDIAQKMIPEPVTIRTLDVGGDKFVPEINLAEEENPALGLRAVRFSLKERRLFKEQLRAILRASAYGQVRLMFPMISGVGEIRACKELLREAREELDERGQAYDRDMPIGIMIETPAAALIADLLAREVDFFSVGTNDLIQYCLAVDRGNEHVAYLYEPLHPSILRALKMISDAGRTAGIEVGMCGEMASEPLYTLILLGLGFNELSMNASCIPRVKRVIRQVRRTDGEELLRDLLLLPTAKEITHYVEEQLAVRFPELFAARDFL
- a CDS encoding HPr family phosphocarrier protein; the protein is MISKDFTIRNRLGLHARAAAQLVQTANRFRADVTVSKDGMEVNGKSIMGILMLAAAQGSSIKVSVDGEDAGDALETIGRLIDDGFGEK
- a CDS encoding PTS system mannose/fructose/sorbose family transporter subunit IID, whose protein sequence is MTNRRLPPRVLLRILGRSFLLQASWSFERMQSLGALYILAPALRLLYQEKELEDAFRRHMVYFNTHPYLAPPLLGAVLALEEDQARGERCAIGAVEFRDMVMAPFAAIGDALFWGGLRPLAAVIALFFAFKGSLWAPVVFLVLFNLPHLWFRCAGLVRGYFSGLRLVETVQARRLPDWALRAKEATVVLLGGLCAYLTLACLKQQEIWAGWGLLFFPLVVMLGWLARKGVSNLLLVLATLGALLLAGLIV
- a CDS encoding PTS sugar transporter subunit IIC; this encodes MTLSIFLIGALAGLLLGLDRTAFGQFMLARPVVAGPLTGWLIGDPLVGLQVGALVELLWLGRLPVGAAIPPDDTQVAVAATVLAVAAGQYYSLEGITLILFSVLVAMPLGKVGQVFDRLARSRNARLARQAESDLKSGRTAQLERRHLQGLVHFAAAALGTYLLIVLPGWLLVRFAGERLLPALDGVDGWLLLAFPLVGTATILGTINVSRSLTLFAASFTTVLLLLWLL
- a CDS encoding PTS system mannose/fructose/N-acetylgalactosamine-transporter subunit IIB, which codes for MGIVLARIDNRLIHGQVLEAWIPFTHANCIVVANDELARPSLRRAMMEASVPRSIKVIIGDVEDISLRLRDPALAKERVLLLFASSADALRAHRRGVVFKELNLGNMHEGQGKYQLSCTIHLDEEDVKNLIFLEQEGVEIVSRCIPADRGQHWKKLVRNMPG
- a CDS encoding PTS sugar transporter subunit IIA, with the translated sequence MIGLVIASHAGLARELLLAAEMIVGPIEQARAVGIEREDSVEKVRGAIAEAIAAVRDGEDGVLIMTDLFGGTPANLSISFLDPPRIEVLTGVNLPMVLKFFNSRDDLSVTELAGMIKAYGQQSMALASEFLER